One Kaistella polysaccharea DNA segment encodes these proteins:
- a CDS encoding MotA/TolQ/ExbB proton channel family protein, producing the protein MEMNVSNNEEQVVAKNLGGLNPALILPILLVIGYLIYYFVLGNPGNFKADPRLNGASVAFSGLETKELHPEGFMGIIYMGGVIVPILISFMIIVIVFSIERALVLKKAAGAGNVDSFVLNVRRLLNQNKVDEAIEECDRQEGSVGNVVKEGLTTYKALSHDTSLNKEQKMVALNKSIEEATTLEMPMLEKNMMILSTLGTVATLVALLGTVIGMIKAFQALGSGGGTPDSAALSIGISEALINTALGIGTSAVAIIFYNYFTSKIDGLTFKIDEIAMSIQQSFAEFH; encoded by the coding sequence ATGGAAATGAATGTTTCAAACAACGAGGAGCAAGTAGTTGCTAAAAATTTAGGAGGATTAAATCCGGCCTTAATACTGCCTATTCTTTTGGTAATAGGGTATTTAATATATTACTTTGTACTAGGTAATCCAGGAAACTTTAAAGCTGATCCAAGGCTTAACGGAGCTTCTGTAGCATTCTCTGGTTTGGAAACGAAGGAATTACATCCTGAAGGTTTTATGGGAATTATATACATGGGTGGTGTAATTGTACCAATCCTTATTTCATTTATGATTATCGTAATCGTATTCTCAATTGAAAGAGCATTGGTTCTTAAGAAAGCTGCAGGTGCAGGAAATGTAGACAGTTTTGTTTTAAACGTAAGAAGATTGCTAAATCAAAATAAAGTTGATGAAGCGATTGAAGAATGTGACAGACAAGAAGGTTCTGTTGGTAATGTTGTAAAAGAAGGTTTAACTACCTACAAAGCATTATCCCATGACACTAGTTTGAATAAAGAGCAGAAAATGGTTGCATTAAACAAATCAATCGAAGAAGCTACCACACTTGAAATGCCGATGTTGGAGAAAAACATGATGATTCTTTCTACATTAGGTACTGTAGCAACCTTAGTTGCACTATTAGGAACGGTAATCGGGATGATTAAAGCTTTCCAGGCGTTAGGTTCAGGAGGTGGAACACCAGATTCAGCTGCATTATCAATCGGTATTTCTGAGGCTTTGATTAACACAGCTTTAGGTATTGGTACTTCTGCAGTTGCGATTATTTTCTATAACTATTTTACTTCTAAGATTGACGGATTAACGTTCAAAATTGACGAGATCGCAATGTCAATCCAACAGTCTTTCGCTGAATTCCACTAA